The following coding sequences lie in one Amycolatopsis cihanbeyliensis genomic window:
- a CDS encoding histone-like nucleoid-structuring protein Lsr2 translates to MAQKVLVSLVDDLDGSEAEETVEFGLDGVSYQIDLSSDNAEELRDALAQYVEHARRAGGRKRTGTRASAKVAAARPASVDREQNQAIRAWARKNGFQVSDRGRIPSEVVEAYHKKN, encoded by the coding sequence ATGGCGCAGAAGGTGCTCGTCTCACTGGTGGACGATCTGGATGGTTCCGAGGCCGAGGAGACGGTTGAGTTCGGTCTGGATGGAGTGAGCTACCAGATCGATTTGTCCTCCGACAATGCCGAGGAACTGCGGGATGCGCTGGCGCAGTACGTAGAACACGCGCGGCGTGCCGGTGGCCGCAAGCGCACCGGCACCCGGGCGTCCGCGAAGGTGGCCGCTGCCCGGCCCGCGTCGGTCGATCGTGAGCAGAACCAGGCGATTCGGGCCTGGGCCCGCAAGAATGGTTTTCAGGTCTCGGACCGTGGTCGTATCCCGTCCGAGGTCGTGGAGGCCTACCACAAGAAGAACTGA
- a CDS encoding helix-turn-helix domain-containing protein: MAGHRVPRGVLREQRAGETFELSRHEPGTALHPFVQYYWIVRWDLRGRPPYRQRVLPNLSVHAAFSRHASGVFGPGKGNFEYLLHGRDQVLGVRFRPGCFRPFLGRPVSTIAGTSVRLAEVLGPAADGTQEAILAADNTTDMAGLADALLSARVPELTATARRAIGLVETIAADPAITRVDRLSGVAGISVRTLQRTFDNHVGVSPKWAIRVYRLNDAAQRVARAGATEAIDYAALAAELGYSDQAHFTRDFTATVGSPPATYGRE; encoded by the coding sequence GTGGCAGGTCATCGGGTTCCGCGGGGAGTACTGCGGGAACAGCGCGCCGGCGAGACGTTCGAGCTCAGCAGGCACGAACCCGGCACGGCGCTGCACCCGTTCGTGCAGTACTACTGGATCGTGCGCTGGGACCTGCGCGGCCGGCCGCCCTACCGGCAGCGGGTGCTGCCGAATCTTTCGGTGCATGCCGCGTTCAGCCGGCACGCATCGGGCGTGTTCGGGCCGGGAAAGGGGAACTTCGAGTACCTGCTACACGGCAGGGACCAGGTTCTCGGCGTGCGATTCCGGCCGGGTTGCTTTCGACCGTTCCTCGGCAGGCCGGTATCGACGATCGCGGGCACCTCGGTCCGGCTCGCCGAGGTACTCGGCCCGGCCGCCGACGGCACCCAGGAGGCCATCCTGGCGGCCGATAACACCACGGATATGGCCGGGCTCGCGGACGCCCTGCTTTCGGCGAGGGTGCCGGAGCTCACCGCCACGGCCCGGCGCGCGATCGGCCTGGTGGAGACGATCGCCGCGGACCCGGCGATTACCAGGGTGGACCGGCTGAGCGGGGTGGCCGGGATCTCGGTCCGCACCCTCCAGCGGACCTTCGACAACCACGTCGGCGTGAGCCCGAAGTGGGCTATTCGCGTCTACCGGCTGAACGATGCGGCGCAGCGAGTCGCCAGGGCCGGCGCTACCGAGGCAATCGATTACGCGGCATTGGCCGCCGAACTGGGCTACAGCGATCAAGCCCACTTCACCCGCGATTTCACCGCCACGGTCGGCAGCCCACCAGCCACCTATGGCAGGGAGTGA
- a CDS encoding TIGR03086 family metal-binding protein — MSELASAMNGAAGAFRAVVRGVPTERLAAPTPRAHYDLRGLLNHLLYWAPRLSAAARRLPAPPPDGGEEAADLVTGEWRDRLAGAADKLATALGSPRAWEGTTEMSAGGDDGRASRAGGAKAGGTRLPASMVGSMVLCELVVHGWDLAVATGQPFRCPPEVAEAALVAVGGLAEQGRAYGVFGEPVEVGPAASALERTLGLTGRRP, encoded by the coding sequence ATGTCTGAACTCGCATCCGCGATGAACGGTGCCGCCGGCGCCTTCCGTGCGGTGGTACGCGGAGTACCGACCGAACGGCTGGCCGCACCGACCCCCCGCGCACACTACGACCTGCGTGGACTGCTCAATCACCTGCTGTACTGGGCGCCCCGGCTGAGCGCGGCCGCGCGCCGGCTGCCCGCGCCGCCGCCGGACGGCGGGGAGGAGGCCGCGGACCTGGTGACCGGCGAATGGCGGGACCGGCTTGCCGGGGCGGCCGACAAGCTGGCCACGGCGCTCGGCAGCCCGCGGGCCTGGGAGGGTACGACGGAGATGAGTGCCGGAGGCGACGACGGCCGAGCATCGCGGGCCGGGGGAGCAAAGGCAGGAGGCACCCGGCTGCCCGCGTCGATGGTCGGTTCGATGGTGTTGTGCGAGCTGGTGGTGCACGGCTGGGACCTCGCGGTGGCGACCGGGCAGCCGTTCCGGTGCCCGCCGGAGGTCGCCGAGGCCGCGCTCGTGGCCGTGGGCGGGCTGGCCGAGCAGGGCAGAGCGTACGGGGTGTTCGGGGAACCGGTCGAGGTCGGCCCCGCCGCCTCCGCGCTGGAGCGCACGCTCGGTCTCACCGGGCGGCGCCCCTGA
- a CDS encoding (2Fe-2S)-binding protein → MRVQQVVRDARHTGQACPGAGGLADSLRRVDELQSRIELRTGRPGDGRWRRCCDLLETPYLFTRWRADLATWLSARHGVAPARTTASYVASWYLRVPAYVGALLLHHERRVPALRPEELTLRVAAEGRPNPDGVAVLGESFYCLPSDPGSALPEATVVADDRALAAVLRARYTAHAARFVQAYREVSPLGPRALWAAATDALDSCLWWAGLDGGDEGSGVADAALVLESRFAPLTSASTLCTVAATDGHREWTRSRESCCFSYLLPERAECAGCPRVRGDGRCRARKPPLDGFAFP, encoded by the coding sequence TTGCGGGTACAGCAGGTCGTTCGTGATGCTCGCCACACCGGGCAGGCGTGTCCCGGCGCCGGCGGCCTCGCCGACTCCCTGCGCCGGGTGGACGAGCTGCAGTCCAGGATCGAGCTCAGGACCGGCCGGCCCGGGGACGGGCGCTGGCGCCGCTGCTGCGACCTGCTGGAAACGCCGTACCTGTTCACCAGGTGGCGCGCCGACCTCGCGACCTGGCTGTCCGCGCGGCACGGCGTCGCACCCGCGCGGACCACGGCCAGCTATGTCGCCTCCTGGTACCTGCGGGTTCCCGCCTACGTGGGCGCGTTGCTCCTGCATCACGAACGGCGGGTGCCCGCCCTCCGGCCGGAGGAGCTCACCCTGCGGGTCGCCGCCGAGGGCAGGCCGAACCCGGACGGCGTCGCCGTGCTCGGGGAGTCCTTCTACTGCCTGCCGTCCGACCCCGGCTCGGCGCTGCCGGAGGCGACCGTGGTGGCCGACGACCGCGCGCTGGCCGCCGTGCTGCGGGCGCGCTACACGGCGCATGCCGCCCGGTTCGTGCAGGCCTACCGCGAGGTCAGCCCGCTCGGTCCGCGCGCGCTGTGGGCGGCGGCGACCGACGCGCTGGACAGCTGCCTGTGGTGGGCCGGGCTGGACGGCGGCGACGAGGGCTCCGGGGTGGCCGATGCCGCGCTGGTGCTCGAGTCCCGGTTCGCGCCGCTGACCTCGGCGTCCACCCTGTGCACGGTCGCGGCCACGGACGGGCACCGGGAGTGGACCCGGAGCAGGGAGAGCTGCTGCTTCTCCTACCTGCTGCCGGAGCGGGCCGAATGCGCGGGTTGCCCTCGCGTGCGCGGGGACGGCCGGTGCCGAGCGCGCAAACCGCCCCTGGACGGGTTCGCCTTCCCCTGA